A single window of Hippocampus zosterae strain Florida chromosome 15, ASM2543408v3, whole genome shotgun sequence DNA harbors:
- the ephb3a gene encoding ephrin type-B receptor 3 isoform X2 codes for MDYLLWVCSLLVPMVLAVEETLMDSRWATTELAWTTFPESGWEEVSGYDDSMSPIRTYQVCNVRQPNQNNWLRTDYIPRRGVLRVYVELKFSVRDCASIPNIPGSCKETFNLFYYESDGDTATDTTPLWRENPYVKVDTIAPDESFSLLEAGRINTKVRSFGPLSKSGFFLAFQDLGACMSLISVRVFFKKCSTTIANFAVFPETATGAEATSLVIAPGACVTNAMEMSVPLKLYCNGDGEWMVPVGACTCVAGYEPSADRAQCQACIAGTFKSKFGDGSCIACPSNSRTGARGASVCPCQSGFYRADSDPPDTACTTIPSAPRNVISSVNETSLSLEWEEPEDGGGRNDLVYNVVCKKCLRDRSPCTRCDDNVDISPRRLGLRQRKVVVRNLQAHTRYSFEVQAVNGVSGKNPTSPRYSTVNITTNQAAPSAVPTVHLMRSTADTLSLSWLPPEKPNGVILDYEIKYHERGQAMSHTVTSQHSSAKVEGLRAATPYVVQVRARTVAGYGRYSNPMDISTSLHSDPQKSVQDQLPLIIGSASAGLVVIVAMVVIAVVCLKKQRSGSELEYTEKLQQYISPGVKVYIDPFTYEDPNDAIHEFAKEIDISCIKIEEVIGAGTTSTTPKFLTRPHCPNTTPRLHTPSRPITPWLPDIFTL; via the exons ATGGATTACTTGCTGTGGGTGTGCAGCCTCCTCGTGCCAATGGTGTTGGCTGTTGAAG AAACGCTTATGGACAGTCGCTGGGCGACAACAGAGCTGGCCTGGACTACATTCCCAGAAAGTGGG TGGGAAGAAGTGAGTGGCTATGATGACTCCATGAGCCCCATCAGAACCTACCAGGTGTGTAATGTCCGACAGCCCAACCAGAACAATTGGCTCAGGACGGACTATATCCCCCGCAGGGGTGTACTTCGCGTCTACGTGGAGCTCAAATTCTCCGTGCGCGACTGTGCCAGCATCCCCAACATCCCCGGCTCCTGCAAAGAGACCTTTAATCTGTTTTACTACGAGTCTGACGGGGACACGGCCACGGACACCACCCCCCTGTGGAGGGAGAACCCTTATGTGAAAGTGGATACGATCGCCCCCGATGAGAGTTTCTCTCTCCTGGAAGCTGGCAGGATCAACACCAAAGTGCGCAGCTTCGGCCCCCTGTCCAAGTCGGGCTTCTTCTTGGCCTTCCAGGACCTGGGAGCCTGCATGTCACTGATCTCGGTCCGGGTGTTCTTCAAAAAGTGCTCCACCACCATCGCTAATTTTGCCGTCTTCCCTGAGACCGCCACGGGGGCGGAAGCCACTTCCTTGGTCATTGCGCCGGGGGCCTGCGTGACAAACGCTATGGAGATGTCCGTCCCGTTGAAGCTCTACTGCAACGGTGACGGAGAGTGGATGGTTCCGGTGGGCGCGTGCACCTGCGTCGCTGGCTACGAACCCTCCGCCGATCGCGCCCAATGCCAAG CTTGCATCGCCGGGACTTTCAAATCCAAATTCGGTGACGGCTCCTGTATCGCGTGTCCGTCCAACAGTCGCACCGGTGCCCGAGGAGCCAGTGTTTGTCCCTGCCAAAGTGGGTTCTACCGCGCCGATAGCGACCCACCTGACACCGCCTGCACCA CAATCCCGTCGGCTCCCCGCAATGTCATTTCCAGTGTGAATGAGACCTCGCTGTCCCTGGAATGGGAGGAACCCGAAGACGGCGGTGGCAGGAATGACCTGGTGTATAACGTGGTGTGTAAGAAGTGCCTGCGGGACCGCAGCCCGTGCACGCGCTGCGACGACAACGTGGACATCTCCCCTCGAAGGCTGGGGCTGCGGCAGAGGAAGGTCGTGGTGAGGAATCTGCAGGCTCACACCCGCTACAGCTTTGAAGTGCAAGCGGTCAACGGTGTCTCCGGGAAGAACCCCACCTCGCCGCGTTACTCCACAGTCAACATCACCACCAACCAGGCCG CACCGTCCGCAGTCCCAACAGTCCATCTGATGCGTTCCACCGCAGACACTCTGAGTCTATCATGGTTGCCTCCGGAGAAACCTAACGGGGTCATTCTGGACTACGAGATTAAATACCACGAAAGG GGCCAGGCTATGTCACACACGGTAACGTCCCAGCACAGCTCAGCCAAGGTGGAGGGGCTGAGGGCCGCCACGCCCTACGTTGTGCAGGTGCGAGCTCGCACTGTCGCAGGATACGGTCGCTACAGCAACCCCATGGACATCAGCACCAGCCTGCACA GTGATCCTCAGAAGTCTGTGCAGGATCAGCTGCCTCTCATCATCGGTTCCGCCTCTGCAGGGTTGGTGGTCATTGTTGCCATGGTGGTAATTGCTGTTGTCTGCCTCAA GAAGCAGCGCAGTGGCTCGGAGCTGGAGTACACGGAGAAACTGCAGCAGTACA TTTCTCCAGGTGTAAAAGTGTACATCGACCCTTTCACCTACGAGGACCCCAATGACGCCATCCACGAGTTTGCGAAGGAAATCGACATTTCCTGCATAAAGATTGAAGAAGTCATCGGTGCAG